A single region of the Acetivibrio cellulolyticus CD2 genome encodes:
- a CDS encoding glutamine synthetase III family protein: MSNFESQTHSLTEVFGSSVFNDATMRERLPKPTYKALKKTIDEGTPLLPQVAEVVANAMKDWAIEKGATHYTHWFQPMTGITAEKHDSFISPTDDGKVIMEFSEKELIKGEPDASSFPSGGLRATFEARGYTAWDCTSPAFIKDNTLYIPTAFCSYTGEVLDKKTPLLRSMEVISTQALRVLRVFGNTTATRVITTVGPEQEYFLVDKELFDQRKDLIYTGRTLFGAKPPKGQEMEDHYFGTLKERISNFMKELDQELWKLGVSAKTKHNEVAPAQHELAPIFGTTNVATDHNHIIMDTLKKVALRHGLVCLLHEKPFAGVNGSGKHNNWSMSTNDGQNLLDPGKTPHENAQFLVFLCAVIKAVDEYADMLRVSAANTGNDHRLGANEAPPAIISIFLGDQLTDILEQIENGGAKSSIQNGDLKIGVNTLPTLPKDATDRNRTSPFAFTGNKFEFRMVPSSGSISGPNFVLNTIVAEVLSDIADRLEKAKDFNAEVQLLLKEIVSNHKRIIFNGNNYSEDWVKEAEKRGLPNISSTVEATKAMVKEKNLNVFEKHGVLNRTELHSRYEIILETYIKSINIEALTMLDMAKRQILPAVIDFTGNIASTIASIQATGLSVDISAQTELLSEVSTLLAQFKKNITSLEKATSDAANFSGDTFDHAAMYRDVVFVKMSELRAVADKLEMIVDEEMWPFPTYGQLLFNV; the protein is encoded by the coding sequence AAGGTACTCCACTTCTTCCACAAGTAGCAGAGGTTGTTGCCAACGCTATGAAGGACTGGGCTATAGAAAAGGGTGCAACACATTATACTCACTGGTTTCAGCCAATGACAGGGATCACTGCTGAAAAACATGATTCATTCATTTCTCCAACAGACGATGGAAAAGTAATTATGGAGTTTTCAGAAAAAGAACTTATTAAGGGTGAACCTGACGCTTCATCATTCCCATCAGGAGGCCTTAGAGCAACATTCGAAGCAAGAGGTTATACCGCTTGGGACTGCACATCACCTGCATTTATTAAAGACAATACTTTGTATATTCCTACAGCATTCTGTTCATACACAGGCGAAGTATTGGACAAAAAGACACCTCTGTTAAGGTCAATGGAAGTAATATCAACACAGGCACTTCGTGTGTTGAGAGTATTTGGAAATACTACTGCAACAAGAGTTATAACAACAGTTGGACCGGAACAGGAATACTTCCTTGTAGACAAGGAGCTTTTTGATCAGCGTAAAGATTTAATTTATACAGGAAGAACTTTATTTGGTGCAAAACCTCCAAAAGGTCAGGAAATGGAAGACCACTATTTTGGAACGCTTAAAGAAAGAATTTCTAATTTCATGAAAGAGTTAGATCAGGAACTCTGGAAATTAGGGGTATCTGCAAAGACAAAACACAATGAGGTTGCACCTGCGCAGCATGAATTAGCGCCAATATTCGGTACAACAAACGTTGCAACTGACCATAACCACATAATCATGGATACATTAAAGAAAGTTGCGTTAAGACATGGACTTGTATGCCTGTTGCACGAAAAACCATTTGCAGGAGTTAACGGCTCAGGAAAACACAATAACTGGTCAATGAGTACAAACGACGGTCAGAACCTTCTTGATCCAGGAAAAACACCACATGAAAATGCACAGTTCTTAGTATTCTTGTGTGCTGTTATAAAAGCAGTAGATGAATATGCTGATATGCTTAGAGTTTCTGCTGCAAATACTGGTAACGACCACCGTCTTGGAGCAAATGAAGCCCCACCGGCTATCATTTCAATCTTCCTTGGTGATCAACTTACAGACATACTTGAACAGATAGAAAATGGCGGAGCAAAATCTTCCATTCAAAATGGAGATCTTAAAATAGGAGTTAATACACTTCCTACACTTCCAAAAGATGCAACTGATAGAAACAGAACTTCTCCGTTTGCATTTACTGGCAACAAGTTTGAGTTTAGAATGGTTCCATCTTCAGGTTCCATTTCAGGACCTAACTTTGTATTAAATACAATAGTTGCTGAAGTACTAAGCGATATAGCAGACCGCCTCGAAAAAGCTAAAGACTTTAATGCTGAAGTACAGCTTTTGTTGAAAGAAATAGTATCAAATCACAAGAGAATTATCTTCAATGGCAATAACTACTCAGAAGACTGGGTAAAAGAAGCTGAAAAAAGAGGTCTTCCAAATATAAGTTCAACTGTTGAAGCTACAAAAGCAATGGTTAAAGAAAAGAACTTAAATGTATTTGAAAAACATGGCGTATTAAATAGAACTGAGCTTCACTCACGTTATGAAATAATACTTGAAACATATATCAAATCAATTAACATTGAAGCCCTTACAATGCTTGACATGGCAAAACGTCAGATATTACCTGCTGTTATTGACTTCACAGGAAACATTGCAAGTACAATTGCTTCCATACAGGCAACAGGTTTGAGTGTAGATATAAGCGCCCAAACGGAACTTCTCTCTGAAGTCTCAACACTTTTGGCACAATTTAAAAAGAATATAACTTCCCTTGAAAAAGCTACTTCAGATGCTGCAAACTTCTCAGGTGATACATTCGATCACGCTGCTATGTACAGGGATGTTGTATTTGTAAAAATGAGTGAGTTGAGGGCAGTGGCTGACAAGCTTGAAATGATTGTTGATGAAGAAATGTGGCCATTCCCAACTTACGG